The following proteins are encoded in a genomic region of Sparus aurata chromosome 11, fSpaAur1.1, whole genome shotgun sequence:
- the LOC115591159 gene encoding opsin-5-like yields the protein MGNASETFLLVSRISKDNDFLMATLYTIFGVLSVLGNGILLFVAYRKKSSLKPAEFFVVNLAISDLGMTLTLFPLAIPSAYAHM from the exons atGGGAAATGCCTCCGAAACATTTCTGCTCGTGTCCAGAATATCCAAAGACAATGACTTCCTCATGGCCACTCTCTACACCATTTTTG GTGTGCTGTCTGTATTGGGGAATGGGATCCTGCTGTTCGTGGCCTATAGAAAGAAGTCTTCCTTGAAGCCAGCAGAGTTCTTTGTGGTTAACTTGGCCATCAGTGACCTGGGCATGACCTTAACCCTGTTCCCACTGGCCATCCCCTCAGCCTATGCTCACATGTGA